A genome region from Pseudomonas pergaminensis includes the following:
- a CDS encoding polyamine ABC transporter substrate-binding protein — protein sequence MSVLVCLCVSAPVSAAESRVNLYNWFGLIAPETPKEFEQKTGTRMHLDAFDSAEIMQSKVMAGRTGYDVVVATSNVLPSLIQAGVLAPLDRSQLSNFSHIDPEMLALLSANDPGNRYAVPYLWGTTGIGYDVDKVKAALGDDAPVDSWDLIFKEANISKLKSCGVAMLDSPSEIISIALHYLGLPSNSQNPEDYQKAQALLLKIRPYVLYFDSSRTDADFADGNICVVVGWASGALTAQAINEKNKTGRKIAYSLPREGGLVWSENFVLLKDAPHARQGLAFINYMLDPHVIAKSSNHTLYPNANKDATELVEQKLRDNPWIYPSKETIATLVPLEPLPLKLERIRTRVWTKVKSGT from the coding sequence ATGTCTGTGTTGGTCTGCCTATGTGTCAGTGCGCCGGTTTCGGCGGCCGAATCACGGGTCAACCTGTACAACTGGTTCGGGCTGATCGCGCCGGAAACGCCGAAGGAATTCGAGCAGAAAACCGGTACCCGGATGCACTTGGATGCCTTCGACAGCGCCGAGATCATGCAGAGCAAGGTCATGGCCGGACGCACCGGGTATGACGTCGTCGTCGCCACCTCGAATGTCTTGCCCAGCCTGATCCAGGCCGGCGTGCTTGCACCGTTGGACCGCTCCCAACTGAGTAATTTCTCGCACATCGATCCCGAAATGCTGGCGCTGCTGTCCGCCAACGATCCGGGTAACCGGTATGCCGTGCCGTATTTGTGGGGCACCACCGGCATTGGTTATGACGTGGACAAGGTCAAGGCCGCCCTGGGCGACGATGCCCCGGTGGACAGCTGGGACCTGATCTTCAAGGAAGCGAACATCAGCAAGCTCAAGTCGTGTGGCGTGGCGATGCTCGACTCCCCGAGTGAAATCATTTCGATCGCCTTGCATTACCTCGGGCTGCCGAGCAACAGCCAGAACCCTGAGGACTACCAGAAAGCCCAGGCGTTGTTGCTGAAGATCCGCCCTTACGTGCTCTATTTCGATTCATCCAGAACGGATGCTGACTTTGCCGACGGCAATATTTGTGTGGTGGTGGGCTGGGCGAGCGGGGCGCTGACGGCGCAGGCCATCAATGAAAAAAACAAAACCGGCCGCAAGATCGCCTACAGCCTGCCGCGTGAAGGTGGGCTGGTGTGGTCGGAAAACTTCGTGCTGCTCAAGGATGCGCCCCATGCCCGGCAAGGCCTGGCGTTTATCAACTACATGCTCGACCCGCACGTCATAGCCAAGAGCTCCAACCACACGCTGTACCCCAACGCCAACAAGGATGCCACCGAGTTGGTCGAGCAGAAGTTGCGCGACAACCCCTGGATCTATCCGTCCAAAGAGACCATCGCCACCTTGGTGCCCCTTGAGCCGCTGCCCTTGAAGTTGGAGCGGATCCGCACGCGTGTGTGGACCAAGGTGAAGAGTGGGACGTGA
- a CDS encoding MocR-like pyridoxine biosynthesis transcription factor PdxR codes for MVQMRKWRPLLKLDESGSQASYHKIAEGLVTAIVEGRLPPGTLLPGTREMAQLLDVNRKTVILAYEEALTKGWLVSEPRRGTFVNAQLTPKPLPSRAQQSFAPPILAQANAPYFTQNAQVTALQHRQGALFFDNGTSDHRLLPQAVLHRYYRNALRNSFASNTVRYGSEGTGYELRCALAEMLRNNRGLTVSAENICLTQGTQISLYLTASLLLKPGDVVLVERLSYPPAWEIFRKLGAQLVTVDVDDEGCRTDQIDRLCREHNVRMIYLTPHHQFPTTVSLHAARRQQLLALAAQHDFCIIEEDYDHEYHFNGRPYLPLASDRSQRHVIYVGSLSKALGSTFRCSYVVAPAPVVEALHSNAALMLGDADAVAQKMLADLINNGELKKHLRRVSKEYRARRETLQTCLHAAFGERISVREPEGGLALWVRFDDQINVDQMVATAVDHGLVVRSGRQFSPLDQPENALRLGFASLNQDEIREATLRLANAANAHAHAQKNADHH; via the coding sequence ATGGTCCAGATGCGAAAATGGCGCCCGCTGCTCAAGCTGGACGAAAGTGGCAGCCAGGCGTCCTACCACAAGATTGCCGAAGGCCTGGTGACTGCAATCGTGGAAGGCCGTTTGCCGCCCGGCACCTTGCTGCCCGGCACGCGGGAAATGGCGCAGTTGCTCGACGTCAACCGCAAGACCGTGATCCTGGCCTACGAAGAAGCCCTGACCAAAGGCTGGCTGGTCAGCGAGCCGCGTCGCGGGACCTTCGTCAATGCGCAGTTGACGCCCAAGCCATTGCCGAGTCGCGCGCAGCAGTCCTTCGCACCGCCCATCCTGGCGCAGGCGAACGCCCCGTATTTCACCCAGAACGCCCAGGTGACGGCCCTGCAGCATCGGCAGGGGGCGCTGTTTTTCGATAACGGCACCAGCGACCACCGCTTGCTGCCCCAAGCCGTCCTGCATCGCTATTACCGCAATGCCCTGCGCAACAGCTTTGCCTCCAACACCGTGCGCTATGGCAGTGAAGGCACCGGCTATGAGCTGCGCTGCGCGCTGGCCGAGATGCTGCGCAATAACCGTGGGCTGACGGTCAGCGCCGAGAATATCTGCCTGACCCAAGGCACCCAGATATCGCTGTACCTGACCGCCAGCCTGCTGCTCAAGCCAGGCGATGTGGTACTGGTGGAGCGCCTGAGCTACCCGCCGGCATGGGAGATTTTTCGCAAGCTGGGCGCGCAACTGGTCACGGTGGACGTAGACGACGAAGGCTGTCGAACGGACCAGATCGACCGCCTGTGTCGCGAACATAACGTGCGGATGATCTATCTGACGCCGCATCACCAATTCCCTACCACCGTGAGCCTGCACGCAGCACGGCGGCAACAGCTGCTGGCATTGGCGGCGCAGCACGACTTCTGCATCATCGAAGAAGACTACGACCACGAATATCACTTTAACGGACGGCCCTACCTGCCCTTGGCCAGCGACCGCTCGCAACGCCATGTGATCTATGTCGGGTCGTTATCCAAGGCGCTCGGCTCAACGTTTCGCTGCAGTTATGTGGTCGCCCCCGCGCCGGTGGTTGAAGCCCTGCACAGCAACGCTGCATTGATGCTGGGGGACGCCGATGCAGTGGCGCAGAAGATGCTCGCGGACCTGATCAACAACGGCGAACTCAAGAAGCACCTGCGCCGGGTATCGAAGGAATACCGTGCACGCCGCGAAACCTTGCAGACATGCCTGCATGCGGCATTTGGTGAGCGGATCAGCGTGCGGGAGCCCGAAGGCGGGCTGGCGCTGTGGGTGCGGTTCGACGATCAGATAAACGTCGACCAGATGGTGGCAACCGCCGTGGACCATGGGCTGGTCGTGCGCAGTGGCCGGCAATTTTCGCCGCTGGACCAGCCAGAAAATGCGCTGCGCCTGGGCTTCGCCTCACTCAACCAGGACGAGATCCGCGAGGCTACATTACGCCTGGCCAACGCGGCGAACGCGCACGCACACGCGCAAAAAAATGCCGATCATCACTGA